One segment of Panicum virgatum strain AP13 chromosome 3K, P.virgatum_v5, whole genome shotgun sequence DNA contains the following:
- the LOC120700475 gene encoding transcription factor MYBS2-like, translating to MHTVASRCSRCGDGCGHSSMACRVAATAGQRRGEAATMRCGGGAAAGLRLFGVQLGAAAGGAASPALQLHKSYSVDCLNLQGSAPAYAARVTAPLLLSPSPSTALLLSIDECSTERATDGGGYLSDDGARGGTALRERKKGVPWSEEEHRLFLEGLEKLGRGDWRGISRGFVTTRTPTQVASHAQKFFLRQNSAGKNSNAKRRSSLFDLVQNCEGGLVSDPSDGKAAATSESLYPKALCDVYRKESTAIHARMTRPSSESAPVSEKVTVATEQAHGYHCSPLNLELGMSLTTPSIGT from the exons ATGCATACCGTAGCGAGCAGATGCTCCCGCTGTGGCGACGGCTGCGGCCACAGCTCGATGGCTTgccgcgtcgccgccaccgcaggCCAGAGAAGAGGTGAGGCCGCCACCATGCgctgcggcggaggcgccgccgctgggctGAGGCTCTTCGGGGTGCAGCTCGGTGCCGCGGCAGGTGGCGCCGCTTCGCCGGCGCTGCAGCTGCACAAGAGCTACAGCGTGGACTGCCTGAACCTGCAGGGTTCTGCTCCTGCCTATGCTGCTCGCGTCACGGCTCCTCTGCTtctgtcgccgtcgccgtcgacggcTTTGCTCCTGTCGATCGACGAGTGCTCGACGGAGAGGGccaccgacggcggcggctaccTCTCCGACGACGGCGCTCGCGGCGGCACGGCGTTGCGGGAGAGGAAGAAGGGCGTTCCGTGGAGCGAGGAGGAGCACAGGCTGTTCTTGGAGGGGCTGGAGAAGCTCGGCAGGGGCGACTGGCGAGGCATCTCCCGGGGCTTCGTCACCACGCGGACGCCCACGCAGGTCGCCAGCCACGCGCAGAAGTTCTTCCTCAGGCAGAACAGCGCGGGGAAGAACAGCAACGCAAAGCGCCGGTCCAGCCTCTTCGACCTG GTTCAGAATTGTGAGGGTGGACTCGTCTCCGATCCTTCGGACGGCAAGGCCGCCGCAACCTCGGAATCTCTGTATCCGAAGGCATTGTGCGATGTGTACCGGAAGGAGTCGACGGCCATCCATGCGAGGATGACAAGGCCTTCGTCAGAGAGCGCACCAGTTTCAGAGAAAGTTACAGTGGCGACAGAGCAAGCTCACGGGTACCACTGCTCTCCGTTAAACCTGGAGCTCGGCATGTCCCTGACGACGCCGTCCATCGGAACCTAG